One Mycolicibacterium parafortuitum DNA segment encodes these proteins:
- a CDS encoding response regulator transcription factor produces the protein MTNLRVVLAEDAPLLRTGIVTVLESDGHQVCAAVGSADELREATRTHRPDVIVTDVRMPPTHTDEGIRAAIELRRATPGLPVVILSQYTTVGSLDQLLDRDADTGRGGLGYLLKDRVAHVRHFLDAVREIASGATIIDPDIVVALVGASRRRGVLAALTPREEEVLGLMAQGLTNQQIADRLVVSEAAVRKHVGNIFAKLPIPEHGDRRVLAVLTYLNGS, from the coding sequence GTGACGAACCTGCGCGTCGTGCTCGCCGAGGATGCCCCGCTGCTGCGTACGGGGATCGTCACCGTCCTCGAGTCCGACGGGCACCAGGTCTGCGCCGCGGTCGGATCGGCCGACGAACTGCGCGAGGCCACCCGAACCCACCGGCCGGATGTAATCGTCACCGACGTGCGGATGCCGCCGACACACACCGACGAGGGAATCCGGGCGGCGATCGAGCTGCGCCGGGCCACCCCGGGTCTGCCGGTGGTGATCCTGTCGCAGTACACCACCGTCGGCTCGCTGGATCAGCTGCTCGACCGCGATGCGGACACCGGCCGCGGCGGCCTCGGCTACCTGCTCAAGGACCGCGTCGCCCATGTCCGCCACTTCCTGGACGCTGTCCGCGAGATCGCCTCCGGTGCAACGATCATCGATCCCGATATCGTCGTCGCACTGGTCGGCGCGTCGCGTCGGCGCGGAGTCCTCGCGGCGCTGACACCGCGTGAGGAGGAGGTGCTCGGACTGATGGCACAGGGCCTGACGAATCAGCAGATCGCCGACCGGCTGGTGGTATCCGAGGCGGCCGTGCGCAAGCACGTCGGCAACATCTTCGCCAAACTGCCCATCCCCGAGCACGGTGACCGCCGCGTACTCGCGGTGCTGACCTACCTCAACGGATCCTGA
- a CDS encoding sensor histidine kinase, whose amino-acid sequence MVSAPARSVGAAMVSGPGYLVSAWPWRALLWTLFGGVFGAVLFVAAPVLILAGLSRPLRSAVWAPLLEIECARLALIDEPAADRARRDLAAARAEHRLPTLRQVGYLCLTALGTGPWGVVCVGFSAILTAVLLAAPWLVHPGEPINVGLWLVDSPAEAWAAVPLGIAVLTLTAYLNGGYAAAVGQITAAALTDPHALQREVTRLEQSRSALLDAVEQERRRIESDLHDRVQHRLVALALTLGIAENTHGDNATGRLAAEAHRQVDDIAAELRSVLLGILPRALTEHGLAAAAADLIAQYPLPVDVDFGDTETPVRLPTPVEHAAYLVLNETLTNVVKHACATSVTIAARRGNMMWEMVIRDDGRGGAAIEPGRGLSTLAARVEALNGTMTIISPAGGPTEVTMRSPL is encoded by the coding sequence ATGGTCTCGGCCCCGGCGCGATCTGTGGGTGCCGCGATGGTGTCCGGGCCGGGGTACCTGGTGTCGGCGTGGCCGTGGCGCGCATTGCTGTGGACGCTGTTCGGTGGTGTGTTCGGCGCGGTGCTGTTCGTCGCTGCTCCGGTGCTGATCCTGGCGGGCCTGTCCCGGCCGCTACGCAGCGCGGTATGGGCGCCGCTGCTGGAGATCGAATGTGCGCGGCTGGCGCTGATCGACGAGCCGGCTGCCGACCGGGCCAGGCGGGATCTGGCGGCGGCGCGTGCCGAGCACCGTCTACCGACTCTGCGGCAGGTCGGCTACCTGTGTCTGACGGCGCTCGGCACCGGCCCGTGGGGTGTTGTGTGCGTGGGGTTCTCGGCGATCCTGACCGCTGTGCTGCTCGCGGCGCCCTGGCTGGTCCATCCTGGCGAGCCGATCAACGTCGGGCTGTGGCTCGTCGATTCGCCCGCCGAGGCGTGGGCCGCCGTGCCGCTGGGCATCGCGGTCCTGACCCTGACGGCGTATCTCAACGGCGGCTATGCCGCCGCCGTCGGACAGATCACGGCGGCCGCGCTGACGGATCCGCATGCGCTGCAGCGCGAGGTGACCCGGCTCGAACAGTCCCGGTCCGCACTGCTCGACGCCGTCGAGCAGGAGCGTCGCCGGATCGAGAGCGACCTGCACGACCGGGTCCAGCACCGGCTGGTCGCGCTGGCGTTGACGCTGGGCATCGCCGAGAACACCCACGGCGACAACGCCACCGGTCGTCTCGCCGCCGAGGCCCACCGCCAGGTCGACGACATCGCCGCCGAACTACGCTCGGTGCTGCTGGGAATCCTTCCGCGGGCGCTGACCGAACACGGCCTCGCCGCCGCCGCAGCCGATCTGATCGCCCAGTACCCGCTGCCGGTGGACGTCGACTTCGGTGACACCGAGACACCGGTCCGGCTGCCCACACCGGTCGAACACGCCGCCTACCTGGTGCTCAACGAGACGCTGACCAACGTCGTCAAGCACGCCTGCGCCACGTCGGTGACGATCGCCGCGCGGCGCGGGAACATGATGTGGGAGATGGTGATCCGCGACGACGGCCGTGGTGGCGCCGCGATCGAACCGGGTCGCGGGCTGTCCACCCTGGCTGCCCGCGTGGAAGCCCTCAACGGCACCATGACGATCATCAGCCCCGCCGGGGGACCCACCGAGGTGACGATGCGGAGCCCGCTGTGA
- a CDS encoding NADPH-dependent F420 reductase — MESLSIGVIGAGLIGGTLAVHLAGLGHRVRIANSKDPSTLTQFAGVERLTPSWAADAAAGADVVIVSVPENRVAALCAQLAPKLTDDAVVIDTGNYYPNRDGRIDELDNGTPDSVWVAGLLGRPVYKAFNSIIASSLKHNGTHDRAGRIGLAVAGPAGPGKDTVFGLVDQLGFEPVDAGPLADSWRQQPGTPSYCQDFDADRLRAALAATTSDGIAEYHRRRDRITDFAAAAADVAARM; from the coding sequence ATGGAATCCTTGTCCATCGGTGTCATCGGGGCCGGTCTGATCGGTGGCACGCTCGCCGTCCACCTGGCCGGACTGGGCCACCGGGTGCGTATCGCCAACTCGAAGGACCCGTCGACGCTCACACAGTTCGCCGGTGTCGAACGGCTGACCCCGTCGTGGGCGGCCGATGCCGCCGCAGGCGCGGACGTCGTGATCGTCAGCGTGCCCGAGAACCGGGTCGCGGCGCTGTGCGCGCAGCTGGCGCCGAAGCTAACCGATGATGCCGTCGTGATCGACACCGGCAACTACTACCCCAACCGCGACGGCCGCATCGACGAGCTCGACAACGGCACGCCGGACAGCGTCTGGGTGGCCGGATTGCTGGGGCGTCCCGTCTACAAGGCGTTCAACAGCATCATCGCTTCCAGCTTGAAGCACAACGGAACTCACGACCGGGCCGGCCGGATCGGGCTGGCTGTCGCAGGCCCCGCCGGACCGGGAAAGGACACGGTGTTCGGGTTGGTCGACCAGCTCGGTTTCGAGCCGGTGGACGCCGGGCCGCTGGCGGACTCCTGGCGTCAGCAGCCCGGAACACCCTCGTACTGCCAGGATTTCGACGCCGACCGGCTCCGTGCCGCACTCGCCGCGACCACCTCCGACGGCATCGCCGAATACCACCGGAGGCGGGACCGCATCACAGATTTCGCGGCTGCCGCCGCCGATGTCGCCGCGCGGATGTGA